The following proteins come from a genomic window of Sardina pilchardus chromosome 13, fSarPil1.1, whole genome shotgun sequence:
- the slc37a4a gene encoding glucose-6-phosphate exchanger SLC37A4a, with product MTASGYGYYRTSIFMAMFVGYTLYYFNRKTFSFVMPSLMQEITLDKDDLGFITSSQSLAYAISKFISGVLSDQISARVLFSIGLFSVGGINVIFSQSSSVAVFSGLWFLNGLGQGLGWPPCGKVLRKWFEPSQFGTWWAILSCSMNLAGGLGPIIATLMAESYSWRTTLSISGLACVVVSVFCLMFIKNEPSDVGLPNIEVGAKKGKGDSSSDDSTLKEFLTSPYLWVLSLGYLVVFGVKTACTDWGQLFLIQDKEQSVLMGSSFMSALEIGGLVGSIAAGYLSDRAVAKHGLSIKGNPRHSLLLSMMAGMCVSLYLFRVTVTPESSKLWILSLGAVFGFSSYGPIALFGVIANESAPSNYCGTSHAIVALMANVGGFMSGLPFSTVAKHHGWNMAFWVAEITCIITTISFFLLRNIQTKMGRLPKKAD from the exons ATGACGGCGTCTGGGTATGGATACTATCGGACCTCCATTTTCATGGCCATGTTTGTGGGCTACACCTTGTACTACTTCAATCGGAAGACCTTTTCGTTTGTGATGCCATCCTTGATGCAAGAAATTACCCTTGACAAAGATGATTTGG GCTTCATCACCAGCAGCCAATCGCTGGCCTACGCCATCAGCAAGTTCATCAGCGGCGTCCTCTCGGACCAGATCAGCGCCCGCGTGCTCTTCTCCATCGGACTCTTCTCGGTGGGCGGCATCAACGTGATCTTCTCCCAGTCGTCCTCCGTGGCCGTTTTCTCCGGCCTCTGGTTCCTCAACGGCCTGGGACAAGGTCTGGGCTGGCCACCATGTGGGAAGGTCCTCCGCAAG tGGTTCGAGCCGTCCCAGTTTGGTACATGGTGGGCCATCCTATCCTGCAGCATGAACCTGGCGGGGGGGCTGGGGCCCATCATCGCCACACTGATGGCCGAGAGCTACAGCTGGCGGACCACGCTCTCTATCTCGGGCCTGGCCTGTGTGGTGGTGTCCGTCTTCTGCCTGATGTTCATCAAGAACGAGCCCAGCGACGTCGGGCTGCCCAACATCGAGGTCGGGGCCAAGAAGGGCAAAGGAG ATTCCTCCAGTGACGACAGCACCCTGAAAGAGTTCCTGACCTCCCCTTATCTCTGGGTGCTGTCTCTGGGCTACCTGGTGGTGTTTGGTGTGAAGACCGCCTGCACTGATTGGGGGCAGCTCTTCCTGATCCAGGACAAGGAGCAGTCAGTgctcatgg GGAGTTCTTTCATGAGTGCACTGGAGATCGGAGGCCTGGTGGGAAGCATTGCTGCTGGCTATCTCTCTGACCGAGCAGTGGCCAAA CATGGGCTCAGCATTAAAGGCAACCCTCGTCACTCCCTCCTGCTGTCCATGATGGCAGGGATGTGCGTCTCCTTGTACCTCTTCCGAGTCACAGTCACTCCAGAGAGTTCAAAG CTCTGGATCCTCTCTCTTGGGGCTGTTTTTGGTTTCTCTTCATATGGACCAATAGCATTGTTCGGTGTGATAGCCAATGAGAGTGCCCCTTCAAATTACTGTGGAACTTCACATGCCATCGTTGCGCTCATGGCCAATG TTGGCGGCTTCATGTCTGGACTGCCCTTCAGCACCGTCGCCAAGCACCACGGCTGGAACATGGCCTTCTGGGTTGCCGAGATAACCTGCATCATCACGACGATCAGCTTCTTCCTGCTGCGCAACATCCAGACCAAGATGGGCCGCCTGCCCAAGAAGGCCGATTAG
- the sgcg gene encoding gamma-sarcoglycan, producing MVREQYVTTTGDDGVPDTVPEYLYTIGIYGWRKRCLYLFILILLVILVINLALTIWIVRVMWFNTDGMGLLQVNPDGVRLEGESEFLFPLYAQEIHSREDSELLVDSTEDVSLNARNENGDVTGRLSVGPKKVQGDVQQLVVNSNSDKMLFQADGKEVVVGTNKLRITGPEGAIFQHSVQTPLIRGEMSKDLRLDAPTRSLSMDAPGGVHVKALSGRLAATTNMDVLLHSNDGLLVLDAEMLRLPKLPIGTSGSGGAQGHYEVCVCPNSGKLFLSKADHSTTCSSSQQC from the exons ATGGTGCGGGAGCAGTATGTCACCACCACGGGGGATGACGGCGTGCCGGACACCGTCCCCGAGTACCTGTACACCATCGGCATCTACGGCTGGAGGAAGCGCTGCCTGTACCTgttcatcctcatcctcctggtCATCCTGGTCATCAACCTGGCCCTCACCATCTGGATCGTGCGCGTCATGTGGTTCAACACG gACGGAATGGGGCTTCTCCAGGTGAACCCTGATGGAGTGAGGTTGGAGGGGGAGTCGGAGTTCCTCTTCCCACTGTATGCACAGGAGATTCACTCGAGAGAG GACTCTGAGCTTCTGGTGGACTCCACTGAGGACGTCTCTCTTAATGCTCGCAATGAGAACGGGGACGTGACGGGCCGGCTATCTGTGg GGCCCAAGAAAGTGCAAGGGGATGTCCAGCAGCTGGTAGTCAACTCCAACAGCGACAAGATGCTGTTCCAGGCGGATGgcaaggaggtggtggtgggcacCAACAAGCTCCGCATCACAG GTCCTGAAGGCGCCATCTTTCAGCACTCAGTGCAGACACCCCTCATCAGAGGCGAGATGTCCAAAGACCTGAG GCTGGACGCTCCAACCCGCTCCCTCAGCATGGATGCCCCGGGCGGCGTGCACGTCAAGGCGCTGTCAGGACGCCTCGCTGCCACGACCAACATGGACGTCCTGCTGCACTCCAACGACGGCCTG CTGGTCCTAGATGCTGAGATGTTGCGGCTGCCCAAACTGCCCATCGGCACTTCGGGTTCGGGAGGTGCCCAGGGCCactacgaggtgtgtgtgtgccccaacAGCGGCAAGCTCTTCCTATCCAAGGCCGACCACTccaccacctgcagcagcagccagcagtgctaa
- the trappc4 gene encoding trafficking protein particle complex subunit 4 has translation MAIFSVYVVNKAGGLIYQYDNHVPRTEVEKTFSFPLDLVLKIHDEKVVVSFGQRDGIRVGHAVLSINGVDVNGKFTAEGKEILEYLKEPANYPVSIKFGRARLSSNEKLMLASMFHSLFAIGSQLSPEVGSSGIEMLETDAFKLHCFQTLTGIKFIVLADPRQSGIDALLRKIYEIYSDFALKNPFYSLEMPIRCELFDQNLKGSLEIAEKAGTFGPGS, from the exons ATGGCGATCTTCagtgtgtatgttgtgaataAGGCAGGTGGACTAATCTATCAGTATGATAATCATGTTCCTAGAACTGAGGTCGAGAAGACCTTCAGTTTCCCCCTGGATTTAGTCTTGAAGATTCACGACGAGAAGGTTGTTGTCTCGTTCGGTCAACGGGATGGTATCAGAG TGGGCCATGCTGTGCTGTCGATCAATGGCGTTGATGTGAATGGCAAGTTTACAGCGGAAGGCAAGGAAATCCTTGAATACCTGAAAGAGCCAGCCAACTATCCTGTGTCAATCAAATTCGGCAGGGCTCGCCTGAGTTCTAATGAAAAGTTGATGCTTGCGTCAATGTTTCATTC GCTGTTTGCAATTGGCTCCCAGCTGTCACCAGAGGTTGGCAGCTCTGGAATTGAGATGTTGGAGACTGATGCCTTCAAACTGCACTGCTTCCAGACACTCACAG GTATAAAGTTCATTGTGTTGGCAGACCCCAGGCAGTCGGGTATTGATGCTTTGTTACGGAAGATATATGAAATCTACTCTGACTTTGCACTGAAAAATCCCTTCTACTCTTTGGAGATGCCAATCAG GTGCGAACTATTTGACCAGAATCTGAAGGGTTCATTGGAGATTGCAGAGAAAGCCGGTACCTTTGGGCCTGGTTCTTAA
- the rps25 gene encoding small ribosomal subunit protein eS25 codes for MPPKDAKKGKDSGKSKKDKDPVNKSGGKAKKKKWSKGKVRDKLNNLVLFDKATYDKLYKEVPNYKLITPAVVSERLKIRGSLARAALLELLGKGMIKLVSKHRAQVIYTRNTKGTDEEGGVVVKEA; via the exons ATG CCTCCCAAGGACGCCAAAAAGGGGAAGGACTCTGGGAAGTCCAAAAAGGACAAGGACCCAGTCAACAAGTCTGGAGGCAAGGCCAAGAAGAAG AAGTGGTCCAAGGGAAAAGTGAGGGACAAGCTCAACAACCTGGTGCTCTTCGACAAGGCCACCTACGACAAGCTGTACAAAGAGGTGCCCAACTACAAGCTGATCACACCCGCAGTGGTGTCTGAGAGGCTGAAGATCAGAGGTTCCCTGGCCAGGGCTGCTCTCCTGGAGCTGCTGGGCAAAG GCATGATCAAGCTGGTCTCCAAACACAGAGCTCAGGTCATCTACACACGTAATACCAAGGGCACAGATGAGGAGGGTGGCGTTGTTGTCAAGGAAGCGTAA